The following proteins are encoded in a genomic region of Reichenbachiella sp.:
- a CDS encoding RHS repeat domain-containing protein — protein sequence MKYIPQLIILMLATCTLAMAQDPDHGPKVPLSPNAAALAEYSNVDVGLFTGSIASSIPLHAFKTGPLTVPVSLEYRSDGIRVDELASNVGLGWSLKAGGVITRQSRGLPDDGNRLVKPNAPLNSDEMKTFIRAVVSGEADVEPDLFSYNFNGHSGQFYLDNSNEVVLIKPSAIKIEVLPDFFTDAVNSNPVFQITDAQGILYQFGANDASESSLYKSGAMSPPYAIENAWYLSEIEHPEGDKVFFEYEPGFYRYFSTNAESFKKLIYEVVVASPSGCAMGDSNEPKIPSQTLVHTKTSNIKRIHSTINHQEIVFEYSKWMGSGTADFVRLDDIKILDSDDNLLKHLNLGYQIYESKNHPNNRVVHSSAIDENRLFLSSLTEWSPESKNKPPYQFSYIDPDKLPTRTSYAKDWWGYYNGASNDFLVPNEVNSVFSSKDFDEGTSILAAAAGVFNKIGGDRNFKESFARRGLLSRITYPTGGYKEIFYEAHSTYATYNSEGSKVPPSSRTVHMNAVTGNASEGEGSLYNERKEDLGLISISHDVIINGSLKFNDSDNLCDISAIPAHKFKAIFKIRNTTTNEYVDFYVKGDNPLAYDHHIGKQIDFTPNMAYSEILARFESGFEYEASLKVYFECLDGAVSFSYYDMPMQDIGGQSITRNIPVGGGMRVKQVTAFDGYNIPRTTHYYYGPTNCIKCSEAIYNKPRPDVWISSREDILEGDKCIYATLSSNSSTSVLSSFGAVGYKTVTEIQGNNILNGLTTHHYNIETNEQALIMNGDRLAGTPNSNLWSFSNGTEKNITIEKYENHKLELASSVDNTYARNTVHDAQISGYVARKYRNVTMDFTTQVGVGEGGENVTFQLDDYRYYDISEYRTSAQWHYLSERTETEYESGVPTNANTTTFLYENPDHMQLTKQSTTDSKGRAVETKYLYAEDYLSGGSALSAMKTKNMVAIPIEVINEIDGVVTSARGTQHVVDGTKLRAKKFYEYNPVEGAAFTPSTNGTNFSGYDLNYTILQRDDRGNILSGKKEDDITTSYVWGYHQKYLVAKIENADYDLVKNSLGGDAGISVLQDKDGIDLQSALNVLRTDPQLGNAMISSYTYKEDVGISSRTDPNGTTTYFHYDEFGRLILVKDHEGNILKKQEYKYQGEGSNP from the coding sequence ATGAAATACATTCCTCAGCTGATAATACTAATGTTGGCCACATGTACACTGGCAATGGCACAGGATCCGGACCATGGGCCAAAAGTTCCACTATCACCAAACGCTGCCGCGCTTGCAGAATATAGTAATGTCGATGTTGGTTTGTTCACTGGAAGCATCGCATCAAGTATACCATTACATGCTTTCAAAACAGGCCCTTTAACAGTTCCTGTTTCATTGGAATATAGGTCTGATGGAATTCGTGTTGATGAGTTGGCCTCAAATGTAGGATTAGGTTGGTCGCTCAAGGCAGGTGGGGTGATCACCAGACAATCCAGAGGGCTTCCCGATGATGGCAACCGATTGGTTAAACCAAACGCACCTTTAAATTCTGATGAGATGAAAACTTTTATCCGCGCTGTAGTCTCCGGTGAAGCTGATGTCGAGCCAGACTTGTTTTCATACAATTTTAATGGGCACAGCGGACAGTTTTATTTGGACAACTCCAATGAGGTCGTTTTGATCAAACCCTCAGCCATCAAAATTGAGGTTTTGCCAGACTTCTTTACTGATGCTGTTAATTCAAACCCTGTATTTCAAATTACTGATGCGCAGGGAATTCTATATCAATTTGGAGCCAATGACGCAAGCGAAAGCAGTTTGTATAAGAGCGGAGCCATGTCTCCGCCATATGCAATCGAAAATGCTTGGTATTTAAGCGAAATAGAGCATCCAGAAGGTGATAAGGTCTTTTTTGAATATGAGCCTGGGTTTTATCGATACTTTTCAACGAATGCAGAATCATTCAAAAAACTAATTTACGAGGTTGTAGTTGCTTCTCCATCTGGTTGTGCCATGGGGGATTCCAACGAACCAAAAATACCTTCTCAAACACTCGTTCATACAAAAACATCAAATATCAAGAGGATACATTCAACAATAAATCATCAAGAGATTGTATTTGAGTACTCCAAATGGATGGGAAGTGGAACGGCAGACTTTGTAAGACTTGATGATATAAAAATACTGGATAGTGACGACAACCTCCTGAAGCATCTTAATTTAGGCTATCAGATATATGAGAGCAAAAACCATCCAAACAATCGAGTAGTTCATTCTTCAGCTATAGATGAAAACCGGCTCTTTTTATCGTCTCTGACCGAGTGGTCACCAGAAAGTAAAAACAAGCCTCCCTATCAGTTCAGCTACATAGACCCAGACAAACTGCCTACAAGAACAAGCTATGCTAAGGATTGGTGGGGGTATTATAATGGTGCGAGTAATGATTTCCTGGTACCGAATGAAGTCAATTCTGTATTTTCATCTAAAGATTTCGATGAAGGCACTAGTATTTTAGCGGCTGCAGCAGGGGTATTCAATAAAATAGGTGGAGATCGCAATTTCAAAGAGTCATTCGCTCGAAGAGGTTTGTTGTCAAGGATCACTTATCCCACCGGAGGATATAAGGAAATCTTTTATGAAGCACATAGCACCTACGCTACATATAATTCAGAAGGTTCAAAGGTGCCACCTTCCAGCAGAACAGTTCATATGAATGCAGTAACAGGGAATGCTTCAGAAGGTGAGGGTTCATTGTATAATGAGCGAAAAGAAGATTTGGGCCTTATATCTATTAGCCATGATGTAATTATCAATGGAAGCTTGAAATTCAACGATAGCGATAATTTGTGTGATATCAGTGCCATCCCAGCTCATAAGTTTAAAGCTATTTTCAAAATCCGTAATACAACCACTAATGAATATGTAGACTTCTATGTAAAGGGTGACAATCCACTGGCATACGATCACCATATAGGAAAGCAGATCGATTTTACTCCAAACATGGCCTATAGTGAAATATTGGCTCGTTTTGAGTCAGGTTTTGAATATGAAGCCAGTTTAAAGGTATACTTCGAATGCCTGGACGGCGCTGTATCTTTTTCGTATTATGACATGCCTATGCAGGATATTGGTGGACAAAGTATTACCAGAAACATTCCTGTTGGTGGTGGAATGAGAGTAAAACAGGTAACAGCGTTTGATGGCTACAACATACCCAGAACCACCCATTACTATTATGGTCCAACCAATTGCATCAAATGTTCAGAAGCTATTTACAACAAACCCAGACCAGACGTATGGATATCTAGTAGGGAAGATATTCTTGAGGGAGACAAGTGTATTTATGCAACACTTTCATCGAATAGTAGTACTTCAGTGTTGTCATCTTTTGGAGCTGTTGGATACAAAACAGTTACAGAAATTCAAGGTAACAATATTTTAAATGGGCTTACAACCCACCATTACAATATCGAGACCAATGAGCAAGCTTTGATAATGAATGGTGATCGGCTGGCAGGTACTCCCAATTCCAATCTTTGGAGCTTCTCTAATGGTACTGAGAAAAATATCACTATTGAAAAATATGAGAACCACAAACTGGAACTGGCCAGTAGTGTCGACAATACCTATGCGCGTAATACAGTGCATGATGCACAGATTAGTGGTTATGTAGCTAGAAAATACCGGAATGTTACCATGGATTTCACGACACAAGTTGGAGTAGGGGAAGGAGGGGAAAATGTGACTTTCCAATTGGACGATTACCGCTACTATGATATTTCAGAATATAGAACTAGTGCACAATGGCATTATTTGAGTGAGAGAACTGAAACCGAGTATGAAAGTGGAGTTCCAACAAACGCAAACACCACTACTTTTCTCTATGAAAATCCTGACCATATGCAACTTACCAAGCAATCCACAACTGATAGTAAAGGGAGAGCAGTAGAAACAAAATATCTATATGCAGAGGACTATTTGTCAGGTGGTTCTGCATTATCGGCTATGAAAACCAAAAATATGGTTGCCATTCCCATAGAAGTGATAAATGAGATTGACGGAGTGGTAACTTCTGCGCGAGGCACTCAACACGTAGTGGACGGTACAAAACTACGTGCTAAGAAATTTTATGAATATAACCCTGTGGAGGGGGCAGCATTTACGCCGTCTACTAATGGGACTAATTTTTCTGGTTATGATTTGAACTATACGATTCTTCAACGTGATGACAGAGGCAATATTTTATCCGGAAAAAAAGAAGATGACATTACTACTTCCTATGTGTGGGGCTATCATCAAAAATATCTGGTTGCCAAAATAGAAAATGCAGACTATGATCTGGTAAAGAATAGTTTGGGTGGAGATGCAGGTATTAGTGTACTTCAGGACAAGGATGGCATCGATCTACAATCTGCATTAAATGTACTCAGGACTGATCCCCAATTGGGTAATGCAATGATCTCCTCCTATACCTATAAGGAGGATGTAGGGATTTCGTCGCGGACAGATCCTAATGGAACGACCACTTACTTTCACTATGATGAGTTTGGAAGATTGATTCTGGTGAAAGATCATGAAGGTAATATCCTGAAAAAACAAGAATACAAATACCAGGGCGAAGGTTCCAACCCCTAA
- a CDS encoding sigma-70 family RNA polymerase sigma factor gives MKLDLNEIVQSLRKGDNSCLKIFFQEYGDYCTKNLIKKTSCTAEDADDIFVDAIINLRERLLAGKVSYLTNTKGYLYSTCYNMWLVKYRKHKIHESHAEDIKNYYDEPALANTDKEELITLVTFAINTLGEKCQSIIKLFYLSKLTMEEIASEMGFASAGVAKTIKGRCYKKLIEEVRKQTEINNVFSD, from the coding sequence ATGAAACTTGACCTAAATGAAATAGTACAATCCCTGAGAAAAGGTGATAACTCTTGTCTTAAGATTTTCTTCCAGGAATACGGGGACTATTGCACTAAAAACTTGATAAAAAAAACCAGTTGTACTGCTGAAGATGCAGATGATATTTTCGTAGATGCAATCATTAATTTGAGAGAAAGATTACTTGCTGGAAAAGTCTCATATCTCACAAATACCAAAGGTTATTTATATTCCACCTGCTATAACATGTGGTTGGTTAAGTATAGAAAACACAAGATTCACGAATCACACGCAGAGGATATCAAGAACTATTATGATGAGCCAGCTCTTGCCAATACAGATAAGGAAGAACTAATAACTTTAGTAACTTTTGCGATTAACACATTAGGAGAAAAGTGCCAAAGTATTATTAAATTATTCTACCTAAGTAAGTTGACCATGGAGGAAATTGCCTCGGAAATGGGTTTTGCAAGTGCTGGGGTAGCCAAGACTATTAAAGGCAGGTGCTACAAGAAATTGATAGAAGAAGTTAGAAAACAAACAGAAATAAATAACGTATTCAGCGATTGA
- a CDS encoding tryptophan 2,3-dioxygenase family protein yields the protein MTNSKFDSKILDQLQKLEEKYEAMGQDLSSYLDGLLHADYLTYWDYIHLDTLLSLQNPKTQFPDEKIFIIYHQITELYFKLILNEIEQLAFDDEIDANQFLLRINRINRYLLHLVDSFDVMIDGMDQKQFLDFRMSLLPASGFQSAQIRMFEISCTDLLNLVEESKRPEMKSEDLGEMYNHLYWKRGATELATGKKTLTLKQFENKYSEEFLKLAKKYKSANIWKKYEANYKSGDQKETIVEALKKLDQLSNVQWRLAHYKSAVRYLQRDPEVIAATGGTNWQKYLPPRFQRVIFFPELWSQEEKDNWGKSWVDETVFKK from the coding sequence ATGACAAATTCGAAATTTGATAGTAAAATATTGGATCAACTCCAGAAATTAGAGGAAAAGTATGAAGCCATGGGACAGGACTTGTCTTCCTATCTCGATGGTCTTTTGCACGCAGATTATCTCACCTATTGGGACTACATCCATTTGGATACATTACTCAGTTTACAAAACCCAAAAACTCAATTTCCTGATGAAAAAATCTTTATCATTTACCATCAGATTACAGAGCTCTACTTCAAATTAATTTTAAATGAAATTGAACAATTAGCCTTTGATGATGAAATAGATGCTAATCAGTTTCTTCTTAGAATCAACCGAATCAACCGTTACCTACTGCATTTAGTGGATTCTTTTGATGTGATGATTGATGGAATGGATCAGAAGCAATTTCTGGACTTCAGAATGTCTTTATTACCTGCGAGCGGGTTTCAATCCGCTCAAATCAGAATGTTCGAAATTTCATGTACAGACTTGTTGAATTTAGTCGAAGAGTCTAAACGACCTGAAATGAAATCGGAAGATTTGGGGGAAATGTACAATCACCTATATTGGAAAAGAGGTGCAACCGAATTGGCTACTGGTAAAAAGACGCTGACGCTTAAGCAATTTGAGAATAAGTATTCCGAGGAGTTTTTGAAGTTGGCCAAAAAGTATAAATCAGCCAATATTTGGAAAAAGTATGAGGCTAATTACAAGTCAGGTGATCAGAAGGAGACAATTGTCGAAGCTTTGAAAAAGCTCGATCAATTGTCCAACGTGCAATGGAGATTGGCGCATTACAAATCTGCTGTGCGTTATTTGCAAAGGGATCCGGAAGTCATTGCGGCTACAGGTGGCACGAATTGGCAAAAATATCTTCCACCAAGGTTTCAACGAGTCATATTCTTTCCAGAATTATGGAGTCAAGAAGAAAAGGATAACTGGGGTAAGAGTTGGGTAGACGAGACAGTTTTTAAAAAGTAG
- a CDS encoding CoA-binding protein, with protein sequence MSENKKLTVVLGATTDPSRYAYLAAERLESHHQPFKLVSIKKGELFGQEFLDLKTKPSIEGVDTVTLYIGTARLTEWIDYILSLQPKRIIFNPGTENMQLAKAAEAMGIETVFGCTLVMLGTGQY encoded by the coding sequence ATGTCTGAAAATAAAAAGTTGACGGTTGTACTTGGTGCAACAACAGACCCCTCACGATATGCTTATTTGGCTGCAGAAAGATTAGAAAGTCACCATCAACCATTCAAATTGGTGAGTATTAAGAAAGGCGAGCTTTTTGGACAGGAGTTTTTGGATTTGAAAACTAAGCCAAGTATTGAGGGGGTAGATACAGTCACGTTGTATATAGGAACTGCCAGGTTAACGGAATGGATAGATTATATTCTGAGTTTACAACCTAAACGCATCATCTTTAATCCAGGGACAGAAAATATGCAGTTGGCCAAGGCTGCCGAGGCCATGGGGATCGAAACGGTATTTGGTTGTACATTAGTTATGTTGGGTACAGGTCAATACTGA
- a CDS encoding NAD(P)/FAD-dependent oxidoreductase: protein MNKILKYRLKPEIALDESNLDAFISPKIKGGANWKLLKRSIDARGRKVSVDVEIGLYEGENDPWSLAYQKPETNVSSRPVVLIIGTGPAGLFAALRCLEMGAKPILFERGKDVQGRRRDLAKINKEHIVNPDSNYCFGEGGAGTYSDGKLYTRSKKRGDVRRILEMLVVHGASDDILKDTHPHIGTNKLPKVIADIRETIVSHGGEIHFNSRVVDFIIDKEELKGVVLANGDQHRGEGVILATGHSARDIFELLEKKAITIESKPFALGVRVEHPQTLIDSIQYHCDNRGKYLPAAPYALTTQTRLDNVQRGVFSFCMCPGGFIVPSATAPGEVVVNGMSPSRRDSKFANSGIVVAIENSDLKEYQKHGNFAALAFQSEIEKKACEATGGQQKAPAQRLNDFIGGRLSANLPDCSYQPGLVSTQLSEVLPSAIFKRLQMGFKDFGKKSKGYVTNDAVVVGVESRTSSPVHIPRKKDTWEHIQLKRLFPCGEGAGYAGGIMSAAIDGEKCAEKLIEQYINV, encoded by the coding sequence ATGAATAAAATTCTGAAATACAGGCTAAAGCCGGAAATTGCTCTAGATGAATCCAATTTGGATGCTTTTATATCACCTAAGATAAAAGGAGGAGCGAATTGGAAACTGTTGAAGCGATCTATAGATGCCAGAGGGCGAAAAGTCTCTGTAGACGTAGAAATTGGCTTGTACGAAGGAGAGAATGACCCGTGGTCTTTGGCTTATCAAAAGCCCGAAACCAATGTATCCAGCCGACCAGTAGTTTTGATTATTGGTACTGGGCCTGCTGGGTTATTTGCAGCCCTCCGGTGCCTGGAAATGGGTGCAAAACCGATACTTTTTGAAAGAGGGAAAGATGTCCAGGGTCGTCGCAGAGATTTAGCTAAAATCAACAAGGAACATATTGTCAATCCTGATTCAAATTATTGCTTTGGCGAAGGAGGTGCTGGAACTTATTCAGATGGCAAGCTATACACTCGATCAAAGAAGCGAGGTGATGTACGAAGAATTCTAGAGATGCTAGTGGTGCATGGTGCAAGTGATGATATTTTGAAAGACACGCACCCTCACATTGGAACCAACAAACTCCCTAAGGTAATCGCGGACATCCGTGAGACCATAGTATCACACGGAGGCGAAATCCATTTTAATAGTCGAGTGGTAGACTTTATTATTGATAAAGAGGAATTGAAAGGAGTGGTATTGGCCAATGGAGATCAGCACAGAGGTGAAGGTGTGATTTTGGCTACTGGTCATTCTGCCAGAGATATTTTCGAGTTGCTTGAGAAGAAAGCTATTACTATCGAGTCTAAACCTTTTGCCTTAGGCGTTCGTGTAGAGCATCCTCAAACGCTCATTGATAGTATTCAATATCATTGTGACAATAGAGGTAAATATTTACCAGCAGCACCTTATGCACTGACTACCCAGACAAGACTCGACAATGTACAGCGAGGTGTATTTTCATTTTGCATGTGCCCAGGAGGATTTATCGTGCCATCTGCTACTGCACCTGGTGAAGTAGTTGTAAATGGGATGAGCCCTTCCAGAAGAGATTCAAAGTTTGCCAATTCTGGAATAGTAGTAGCCATCGAAAATTCGGACTTAAAAGAATATCAAAAACACGGAAACTTTGCGGCCTTGGCTTTTCAGTCGGAGATTGAAAAGAAGGCTTGTGAAGCTACCGGTGGACAACAAAAGGCACCTGCCCAGCGATTAAATGATTTTATTGGCGGTAGACTATCGGCCAATCTACCAGATTGTTCTTATCAACCTGGACTAGTTTCTACTCAACTTTCAGAAGTACTGCCGAGTGCTATATTCAAACGTCTTCAGATGGGTTTCAAGGATTTTGGCAAAAAATCTAAGGGCTATGTGACCAATGATGCGGTGGTGGTAGGAGTGGAAAGCAGAACTTCTTCACCAGTTCATATCCCAAGAAAAAAGGACACCTGGGAACATATTCAACTCAAAAGGTTGTTTCCTTGTGGAGAAGGCGCAGGCTATGCTGGAGGCATTATGTCAGCAGCGATCGACGGAGAAAAATGTGCTGAAAAATTGATAGAGCAATATATAAATGTCTGA
- a CDS encoding DUF6443 domain-containing protein, protein MKNTKTHFNGKVITSGLLFLLAFLIFTRMAFAQGGGGTPPPKPNSSFSTQNLCGKVRVTAQGPGYPGGTNGDWYVHVNGGEIDGFKINNHGGSWYADVNTNSGSLFYVSASTGPNAWSAEPVYLGELNIYSSQPNSYELEDPGTKCTGGSIVFKMDGSQTGVTYNLKKGSTTVASKVGTGGSFQFAAVSAEAGTYSVTAVHNISKCTLGMDGAWTLYNKPPAPNYTISSNSCGDRTVSPGTPPAAVVWAQSNFTYVSVPDQAPDKDNLEAPTGGYYTYTPFDDVEDLAVTRTMNFRSMNTMTGCMSSLVTENIIVKPFPEVFTLNEPDVTCGGQPIKFKLSDSQSDATYLLQNNGSTVTSKRGTGSIITFTDVTSSGNYSAIAVHDNGCEKPMNETRLIDGLPDPPNYSISTNDCGDKTFYKNGEPPAGITWSTSRFVLIHVEDGPPDKDNLEAHVDDYYQYNEFIEDINLPTSRTFQLQSLNEVTGCLSSVLNIPVVVTHMPTVLDRIDDFTFCAVDSNTGEFEMTGLENDVTYSIEENRIGENLGAGKVRWVDVPQGRYTVFGERGVCGRNLNAIIHFNPTEMPTISNSTVQVFEGTTLDLNVVSGSDKGTWSGPGVDGRYMVAARAGLGNHQIGVYYDHAGCVLDDHMTVNVNPIPTLRLDGFATISPGSTVGMTIENYSSDYDYSWHKGIAIRNASAVTADQPGLYVLKAVTSSGYSSYSNSVYLSAPKQSVDFNHITFNAYRIPQLVESSLSVNPNERNRSVQYIDGLGQVNQVVQQNISTSSQDLVTVSELDEYGQVVKQYLPLPVGNSGEYKSHFFEDQSAHYTAEYGVNDGKFAYSETQYESSPIGGPLKNYAQGTSWAKELGNRPIAIEYGFNISGEVINWTVENNQPKPNSVYLPGKLHKTISKDENGKQVQEFKNLKGHVILKKVQLSEAQPINSEDWLQTYYIYDDYGNLRYVLPPEATRLAK, encoded by the coding sequence ATGAAGAATACTAAAACACACTTCAACGGCAAAGTGATAACATCAGGTTTATTGTTTTTGTTGGCTTTTCTTATTTTCACTCGCATGGCCTTTGCCCAAGGAGGAGGAGGAACACCACCACCCAAGCCGAATTCCAGTTTTTCAACTCAGAACCTTTGTGGTAAGGTAAGAGTTACAGCTCAGGGACCCGGCTATCCCGGAGGAACTAATGGAGATTGGTATGTGCATGTAAATGGTGGAGAAATTGATGGTTTTAAAATTAACAATCACGGTGGATCCTGGTATGCCGATGTGAACACCAATTCTGGTAGTTTGTTTTATGTATCGGCCAGCACAGGACCCAATGCTTGGAGTGCCGAGCCTGTTTATCTGGGGGAGCTAAACATCTATTCAAGTCAACCAAATTCATATGAACTGGAAGATCCAGGTACCAAATGTACTGGAGGCTCCATAGTATTTAAGATGGATGGTAGTCAAACTGGCGTGACATACAATCTTAAAAAGGGTAGCACTACGGTGGCTTCTAAGGTGGGTACCGGAGGCTCCTTTCAGTTTGCTGCTGTTTCGGCGGAAGCCGGAACCTATTCTGTAACAGCAGTTCATAATATTTCCAAATGCACTCTGGGTATGGATGGGGCGTGGACATTGTACAACAAGCCACCAGCACCCAACTATACTATTTCTTCGAATAGCTGTGGAGATCGGACGGTCAGCCCGGGAACACCTCCTGCTGCCGTCGTTTGGGCGCAATCAAATTTCACCTATGTTTCAGTTCCCGATCAGGCACCAGATAAGGATAACTTGGAAGCACCTACCGGTGGCTATTATACTTATACTCCTTTCGACGACGTGGAAGATCTGGCAGTCACAAGAACAATGAATTTCCGTTCTATGAATACAATGACTGGCTGTATGAGTTCATTAGTTACAGAGAACATAATCGTCAAGCCATTTCCAGAAGTTTTTACTCTGAATGAGCCCGATGTTACATGTGGTGGCCAGCCTATAAAATTTAAACTATCGGACAGTCAGTCGGATGCAACTTATCTTTTACAAAATAACGGATCTACTGTAACCAGCAAAAGAGGTACAGGAAGCATAATTACCTTTACAGATGTGACTTCATCGGGAAACTACTCAGCGATTGCCGTACACGATAATGGCTGTGAAAAACCAATGAACGAAACTAGATTGATTGATGGACTGCCTGATCCTCCAAACTATTCAATTTCAACCAATGATTGTGGTGATAAAACTTTTTACAAAAATGGAGAGCCACCAGCTGGAATCACCTGGTCAACCTCAAGGTTTGTTTTGATCCATGTTGAAGACGGTCCACCGGATAAAGATAACCTTGAAGCCCATGTGGACGACTATTACCAGTATAACGAGTTTATTGAGGATATCAACCTTCCTACTTCACGGACCTTTCAACTTCAATCTCTTAATGAAGTTACAGGTTGTTTGAGCTCAGTGCTTAATATTCCCGTCGTTGTCACCCATATGCCGACTGTTTTGGATAGGATTGATGATTTCACCTTTTGTGCGGTAGACAGTAATACAGGAGAGTTTGAAATGACAGGTTTGGAAAACGATGTAACCTATTCTATTGAAGAAAATCGCATCGGAGAGAATTTAGGAGCAGGAAAAGTAAGATGGGTTGATGTACCCCAAGGGCGGTATACTGTGTTTGGTGAGAGAGGTGTTTGTGGAAGGAATCTGAATGCAATCATACATTTTAACCCCACTGAAATGCCAACTATCAGCAATTCAACAGTACAGGTTTTTGAAGGTACTACATTAGACCTTAATGTCGTTTCTGGTTCTGACAAAGGGACTTGGTCGGGCCCAGGGGTAGACGGAAGATATATGGTAGCTGCTCGAGCTGGGTTAGGTAATCATCAGATAGGAGTATATTATGACCATGCAGGTTGTGTTTTGGACGATCATATGACGGTAAACGTAAATCCAATCCCTACATTGAGACTAGATGGATTTGCTACAATTAGCCCTGGGAGTACGGTGGGTATGACCATTGAAAATTATTCTTCTGATTATGATTATTCATGGCATAAAGGTATCGCTATCAGAAATGCAAGTGCAGTAACAGCTGATCAACCAGGCTTATATGTGTTGAAAGCGGTCACAAGTAGCGGTTACTCTTCATACAGTAATAGTGTTTATTTATCTGCTCCCAAGCAATCAGTAGATTTTAATCATATTACTTTTAACGCTTATAGAATACCTCAATTAGTTGAATCGAGTCTTTCTGTGAATCCAAATGAAAGGAATCGGAGTGTTCAATACATTGATGGCTTAGGACAGGTAAATCAGGTGGTTCAGCAAAACATTTCAACGAGTTCACAAGACCTGGTCACTGTATCTGAACTTGATGAATATGGTCAAGTAGTTAAGCAGTATCTGCCGTTACCTGTCGGGAATTCTGGAGAGTATAAGTCTCATTTTTTTGAGGATCAGTCGGCTCATTATACGGCTGAGTATGGAGTAAATGACGGAAAGTTTGCTTACTCGGAGACTCAATACGAAAGCTCACCAATAGGTGGGCCACTTAAGAATTATGCACAGGGCACATCATGGGCCAAAGAGTTGGGCAATAGGCCAATAGCTATCGAATATGGTTTCAATATTTCTGGAGAAGTCATTAATTGGACAGTTGAAAACAATCAGCCCAAACCTAACTCCGTCTATTTGCCTGGGAAGTTGCATAAGACAATTTCTAAGGATGAAAACGGGAAGCAAGTTCAAGAATTTAAAAACCTAAAAGGACATGTAATTCTGAAAAAGGTTCAGTTATCTGAAGCTCAGCCTATAAACTCTGAAGACTGGCTTCAAACTTATTACATCTATGATGATTATGGGAATCTCCGATATGTTTTGCCTCCTGAAGCAACAAGACTCGCCAAATAA
- a CDS encoding DUF4421 domain-containing protein — protein MWKDILLCLLLMSALPSWAQETEYTFMQTRPLNEKFIVDYSDMLSVKLYGSLKSNVIAHVNHETEKEIEYKPNESLNLGFGVGYRWFGLDVAFNFRGVNHDNGQFGKTKRFDFQSSIYTRKFAGDITIQRYKGYYLSNPEEYISNFDPDGPYPIRPDISTRRYGASLLYVFNHDKFSFRSAFIYNERQIKSTGSFLAGPFFSYFRMDADSTLIIPEAESEFDLSQDFRGSEYIRYGLAGGYGYNLVLGHRVFISLSLVIGLGPEIKKTPEINGMAANTESKFTGRAATRIAIGYNAPKFYCGISAAGVYAGERDETEDYLERGVSNAKIFIGKRFDPPEFLVRKK, from the coding sequence ATGTGGAAGGATATTTTGTTGTGTTTGTTATTGATGTCGGCCTTACCTTCCTGGGCACAGGAAACGGAGTATACTTTTATGCAGACCAGACCACTTAATGAAAAATTCATTGTGGACTATTCAGATATGCTTTCTGTCAAACTTTATGGAAGCCTCAAATCTAATGTCATTGCACACGTCAATCACGAAACTGAAAAGGAAATAGAATACAAACCCAATGAGAGCTTGAATCTTGGCTTTGGAGTTGGATATAGGTGGTTTGGGCTTGATGTCGCATTTAATTTTCGGGGGGTTAATCATGATAATGGTCAATTTGGTAAAACGAAGAGATTTGATTTTCAATCAAGCATATACACAAGAAAATTTGCAGGCGACATTACTATTCAGCGGTATAAGGGATACTATTTGTCGAACCCTGAAGAGTATATTTCAAATTTCGATCCTGACGGACCATACCCTATACGTCCTGATATTAGTACCCGAAGATATGGAGCTAGTCTGCTTTATGTTTTTAACCACGACAAATTTTCCTTTAGGTCGGCCTTTATTTACAATGAGCGTCAGATAAAAAGTACCGGTTCTTTTTTGGCTGGTCCATTTTTTAGTTATTTCCGAATGGATGCAGATTCCACTTTAATAATTCCAGAAGCAGAGTCTGAATTTGACCTCTCACAAGACTTTCGAGGGAGTGAATATATCCGATACGGGTTGGCTGGAGGGTATGGTTACAACTTGGTACTTGGTCATCGAGTATTTATCTCACTTAGCCTGGTGATTGGACTTGGTCCAGAAATCAAGAAAACCCCCGAGATAAATGGAATGGCTGCTAATACCGAATCAAAGTTCACCGGCCGTGCAGCCACCAGAATTGCAATAGGATATAATGCACCTAAGTTTTATTGTGGCATCTCTGCTGCAGGTGTATATGCTGGAGAGCGCGATGAAACGGAGGACTATTTGGAACGAGGGGTGAGCAATGCTAAAATTTTCATTGGGAAGCGATTTGATCCACCAGAGTTTCTAGTTCGCAAAAAATAA